The Dermacentor albipictus isolate Rhodes 1998 colony chromosome 2, USDA_Dalb.pri_finalv2, whole genome shotgun sequence genome has a segment encoding these proteins:
- the LOC135919482 gene encoding acetylcholine receptor subunit alpha-like 1, with translation MASWSFPGRRRGGGGGARRGSPSMAGPAELLVAALLALCAPRCLGNPDAKRLYDDLMSSYNRLIRPVSNNSDRLTVRMGLKLSQLIDVNLKNQIMTTNVWVNQEWSDHKLKWDPQEYGGVTELYVPAEQIWLPDIVLYNNADGNYEVTIMTKAIIHEDGRVVWNPPAIYKSFCQIDVQYFPFDKQDCFMKFGSWTYDGFQVDLKHVSEIPDTNIVPVGIDLTEFYLSVEWDIMAVPAMRREKFYSCCEQPYPDITFNITLRRKTLFYTVNLIIPCVGISCLSVLVFYLPSDSGEKVSLSISIMLSLTFFFLVLAEIIPPTSLAMPLLGKYLVFTMILVTVSVLVTIAVLNVHFRSPSTHRMAPWVRRLFVHLMPRLLLMRPPQYRIEVDEGSSSSAKSAHQGNAHVDDSMILPEPLLLARPQGLRQADPVVGDQPPGDIERAIHNAMFIAQHIDNNDDFESIREDWKYVAMVLDRLFLWLFTIACVVGTAGIFLQAPSLYDQTDPIDVKFSQVARRMKKDYPWTDV, from the exons ATGGCGTCGTGGTCGTTCCCCGGCCggcggcgcggcggcggcggcggcgcgcgacGTGGTTCTCCATCCATGGCGGGGCCGGCGGAGCTGCTCGTCGCGGCTCTGCTAGCGCTCTGCGCGCCCCGCTGCCTGGGGAACCCGGACGCCAAGCGGCTTTACGATGACCTCATGAGCAGCTACAACCGGCTCATCCGACCCGTGAGCAACAACTCGGACCGCCTCACCGTGCGCATGGGGCTCAAGCTCTCCCAGCTCATAGATGTG AACCTAAAGAACCAGATAATGACAACCAACGTTTGGGTCAACCAG GAGTGGTCGGACCACAAGCTCAAGTGGGACCCGCAGGAGTACGGCGGGGTCACTGAGCTCTACGTACCTGCGGAACAAATCTGGCTCCCTGACATTGTCCTCTACAACAA TGCTGACGGCAACTACGAGGTGACCATAATGACGAAAGCTATAATCCACGAGGATGGTCGGGTGGTGTGGAACCCGCCGGCCATATACAAGAGCTTCTGCCAGATCGACGTGCAGTACTTCCCGTTCGACAAGCAGGACTGCTTCATGAAGTTCGGATCCTGGACCTATGACGGATTCCAG GTGGACCTGAAGCACGTGAGCGAGATTCCGGACACAAACATCGTGCCGGTGGGCATCGACCTGACTGAGTTTTACTTGAGCGTCGAGTGGGACATCATGGCCGTGCCGGCCATGCGACGCGAGAAGTTCTATTCGTGCTGCGAGCAGCCATACCCGGACATCACTTTCAACATTACACTGCGGCGAAAGACACTCTTCTACACTGTCAACCTCATCATTCCCTGCGTCGGCATTTCCTGCCTATCCGTCCTCGTCTTCTACCTGCCTTCAGACTCCGGCGAAAAG GTGTCGCTTTCGATATCGATCATGCTGTCGCTGACATTCTTCTTCCTGGTGCTGGCCGAGATCATCCCACCCACGTCGCTGGCCATGCCGCTGCTGGGCAAGTACCTGGTGTTCACCATGATTTTGGTCACAGTCTCGGTGCTGGTGACCATTGCCGTGCTCAACGTGCACTTTCGATCGCCGTCGACGCACCGCATGGCACCCTGGGTGCGCCGCCTCTTCGTGCACCTCATGCCGCGTCTGCTGCTCATGCGGCCACCGCAGTACCGCATAGAG GTGGACGAAGGTTCCTCGTCGTCGGCCAAATCAGCACACCAAGGCAACGCGCACGTGGATGATTCTATGATTCTACCCGAGCCATTGCTGCTGGCGCGGCCACAAGGGCTGCGCCAAGCAGACCCCGTGGTTGGAGACCAGCCGCCTGGGGACATCGAGCGAGCTATCCACAACGCCATGTTCATCGCGCAGCACATTGACAACAACGACGACTTCGAGAGC ATCCGCGAGGACTGGAAGTACGTCGCCATGGTCCTCGATCGGCTCTTTCTCTGGCTTTTCACCATCGCCTGCGTCGTCGGCACAGCAGGAATTTTCCTCCAGGCCCCGTCGCTCTACGACCAGACCGACCCCATCGACGTCAAGTTCTCCCAAGTGGCTCGCCGGATGAAAAAGGACTATCCCTGGACAGACGTCTGA
- the LOC135919474 gene encoding acetylcholine receptor subunit alpha-like 1 isoform X1 gives MGETPSRTTSVPPPAAAGGGPAWRLRLSALIVALLSWRTPCCAANADTKRLYHDLINGYSSLIRPVGNNSDRLTVKMGLRLSQLIDVNLKNQIMTTNVWVEQEWNDYKLRWDPEEYGGVTKVHVPAEQIWLPDIVLYNNADGNYEVTIMTKAILHSDGLVIWKPPAIYKSSCEIDVQYFPFDQQTCFMKFGSWTYDGYTVDLKHKHQRDDSNDIAVGIDLSEFYLSVEWDIMAVPARRKEKFYSCCEEPFPDITFNITLRRKTLFYTVNLIIPCVAISFLSVLVFYLPSDSGEKVSLSISIMLSLGVFFLLLSEIIPPTSLAVPLLGKYLLFTMVLVSLSVFVTIAVLNVNFRSPATHKMAPWVKHVFLKVLPPVLLMKRPQDDDDDDDASAMGFDATPSADNRAPPSPPPPPPPPPPLQELTLCAYHSAEPPESGGDDASPRALPSPPDGGADPGALLDQDLARPVFNVRFIAQHMENADHFDQVIEDWRYVAMVLDRLFLLLFTFTCVVGSACIILEAPSLFDDKLPIDILMSKVAPRLRRIHD, from the exons ATGGGCGAGACCCCGTCGAGGACCACGAGCGTGCCGCCTCCGGCCGCTGCGGGCGGCGGGCCGGCATGGCGGCTCCGGCTGTCGGCGCTCATCGTGGCGCTGCTCAGCTGGCGCACGCCGTGCTGCGCGGCCAACGCGGACACCAAGCGCCTCTACCACGACCTCATCAACGGATACAGCTCGCTCATCAGGCCCGTGGGCAACAATTCGGACCGGCTCACGGTCAAGATGGGCCTCCGCCTGTCGCAGCTCATCGACGTG AACCTCAAGAATCAGATAATGACAACAAACGTATGGGTTGAGCAG GAGTGGAACGACTACAAGCTCCGCTGGGACCCAGAAGAGTATGGCGGAGTGACGAAAGTCCACGTACCGGCTGAACAAATTTGGTTGCCGGACATTGTTCTTTATAATAA CGCTGATGGAAACTACGAGGTGACCATCATGACCAAAGCCATTCTCCATTCGGATGGCCTCGTCATCTGGAAGCCACCCGCAATCTACAAAAGTTCCTGCGAGATAGACGTGCAATATTTTCCATTTGACCAGCAGACCTGCTTCATGAAGTTTGGATCCTGGACCTATGACGGATACACG GTCGACTTGAAGCACAAGCACCAGCGCGACGATTCCAACGACATCGCGGTGGGCATCGACCTGTCCGAATTCTACCTGAGCGTCGAGTGGGACATCATGGCGGTGCCCGCGCGGCGCAAGGAGAAGTTCTACTCGTGCTGCGAGGAGCCCTTTCCGGACATCACCTTCAACATCACGCTGCGGCGCAAAACCCTGTTCTACACCGTCAACCTGATCATCCCCTGCGTGGCCATCTCTTTCCTCTCCGTGCTGGTGTTCTACCTGCCCTCGGACTCCGGCGAGAAGGTCTCGCTCTCCATCTCCATCATGCTCTCGCTGGGCGTCTTCTTCCTGCTCCTCTCCGAAATCATCCCGCCCACGTCGCTGGCCGTGCCCTTGCTCGGCAAGTACTTGCTCTTCACCATGGTGCTCGTCTCCCTCTCCGTCTTCGTCACCATCGCCGTGCTCAACGTCAACTTCCGCTCGCCGGCGACGCACAAGATGGCGCCCTGGGTCAAGCACGTCTTCCTGAAGGTCCTGCCCCCCGTTCTCCTCATGAAACGGCCCcaagacgatgatgacgatgacgatgccaGTGCCATGGGCTTCGATGCCACGCCGTCCGCCGACAACCGAGCTCCGCCGTctcctccgccgccgccaccgccaccaccgccgctacaG GAACTGACGCTGTGCGCGTACCACTCCGCCGAGCCGCCCGAGAGCGGCGGGGACGACGCCTCTCCGCGGGCGTTGCCTTCGCCTCCCGATGGCGGCGCCGACCCGGGAGCCCTGCTCGACCAGGACTTGGCCAGGCCCGTGTTCAACGTGCGCTTCATCGCGCAGCACATGGAGAATGCCGACCACTTTGACCAG GTCATAGAAGACTGGCGTTACGTGGCCATGGTCCTGGACCGACTATTCCTGCTGCTGTTCACGTTCACGTGCGTCGTGGGCTCAGCCTGCATCATCCTCGAGGCGCCCTCGCTGTTCGACGACAAGCTCCCGATTGACAtcctcatgtccaaggtggctcCGCGACTGCGGCGCATCCACGACTGA
- the LOC135919474 gene encoding acetylcholine receptor subunit alpha-like 1 isoform X2 — translation MTTNVWVEQEWNDYKLRWDPEEYGGVTKVHVPAEQIWLPDIVLYNNADGNYEVTIMTKAILHSDGLVIWKPPAIYKSSCEIDVQYFPFDQQTCFMKFGSWTYDGYTVDLKHKHQRDDSNDIAVGIDLSEFYLSVEWDIMAVPARRKEKFYSCCEEPFPDITFNITLRRKTLFYTVNLIIPCVAISFLSVLVFYLPSDSGEKVSLSISIMLSLGVFFLLLSEIIPPTSLAVPLLGKYLLFTMVLVSLSVFVTIAVLNVNFRSPATHKMAPWVKHVFLKVLPPVLLMKRPQDDDDDDDASAMGFDATPSADNRAPPSPPPPPPPPPPLQELTLCAYHSAEPPESGGDDASPRALPSPPDGGADPGALLDQDLARPVFNVRFIAQHMENADHFDQVIEDWRYVAMVLDRLFLLLFTFTCVVGSACIILEAPSLFDDKLPIDILMSKVAPRLRRIHD, via the exons ATGACAACAAACGTATGGGTTGAGCAG GAGTGGAACGACTACAAGCTCCGCTGGGACCCAGAAGAGTATGGCGGAGTGACGAAAGTCCACGTACCGGCTGAACAAATTTGGTTGCCGGACATTGTTCTTTATAATAA CGCTGATGGAAACTACGAGGTGACCATCATGACCAAAGCCATTCTCCATTCGGATGGCCTCGTCATCTGGAAGCCACCCGCAATCTACAAAAGTTCCTGCGAGATAGACGTGCAATATTTTCCATTTGACCAGCAGACCTGCTTCATGAAGTTTGGATCCTGGACCTATGACGGATACACG GTCGACTTGAAGCACAAGCACCAGCGCGACGATTCCAACGACATCGCGGTGGGCATCGACCTGTCCGAATTCTACCTGAGCGTCGAGTGGGACATCATGGCGGTGCCCGCGCGGCGCAAGGAGAAGTTCTACTCGTGCTGCGAGGAGCCCTTTCCGGACATCACCTTCAACATCACGCTGCGGCGCAAAACCCTGTTCTACACCGTCAACCTGATCATCCCCTGCGTGGCCATCTCTTTCCTCTCCGTGCTGGTGTTCTACCTGCCCTCGGACTCCGGCGAGAAGGTCTCGCTCTCCATCTCCATCATGCTCTCGCTGGGCGTCTTCTTCCTGCTCCTCTCCGAAATCATCCCGCCCACGTCGCTGGCCGTGCCCTTGCTCGGCAAGTACTTGCTCTTCACCATGGTGCTCGTCTCCCTCTCCGTCTTCGTCACCATCGCCGTGCTCAACGTCAACTTCCGCTCGCCGGCGACGCACAAGATGGCGCCCTGGGTCAAGCACGTCTTCCTGAAGGTCCTGCCCCCCGTTCTCCTCATGAAACGGCCCcaagacgatgatgacgatgacgatgccaGTGCCATGGGCTTCGATGCCACGCCGTCCGCCGACAACCGAGCTCCGCCGTctcctccgccgccgccaccgccaccaccgccgctacaG GAACTGACGCTGTGCGCGTACCACTCCGCCGAGCCGCCCGAGAGCGGCGGGGACGACGCCTCTCCGCGGGCGTTGCCTTCGCCTCCCGATGGCGGCGCCGACCCGGGAGCCCTGCTCGACCAGGACTTGGCCAGGCCCGTGTTCAACGTGCGCTTCATCGCGCAGCACATGGAGAATGCCGACCACTTTGACCAG GTCATAGAAGACTGGCGTTACGTGGCCATGGTCCTGGACCGACTATTCCTGCTGCTGTTCACGTTCACGTGCGTCGTGGGCTCAGCCTGCATCATCCTCGAGGCGCCCTCGCTGTTCGACGACAAGCTCCCGATTGACAtcctcatgtccaaggtggctcCGCGACTGCGGCGCATCCACGACTGA